The nucleotide sequence GACTTTTGTTTCGATATATGGATTAGGGTTTCAATTATTAATTATAGCCATCATGTTAGCTGTAGAATGGATTGAAATTATTGTTCCTTTTTTTATTATCTATTCTCTTTTTATCTTTATACTAATTAGCATCAGAAGACTATATATCAACACTATATAATCTTTTTTTTATGTTAAATCCCCACTAAATCTACTATCTATTTTGTAATTTTAAATAAAATTCATAAAATGAAAAAGTGGAATTTACTTTTTATCCTATTTATAATTGTAATAATCAGTTGTACTAGCAGTAAAGCATTAGTCAAAAATAAAAACACAACCGCTAGTCCAAGTGACACCATTCGTATTGCCAATGAGGAGCTAGAATATGAAGTCATCATTATTGATCCTGGATTCAATACTTGGCTTAACAGTAGAGCATTCCCAAGAGGATATCATACACAAGCATATTTAGAAAACAAAAATCTATTTTACATTACTGAATGGAACAATCGTGTCATGCAACCACAACGCTATAATTCAAGACTTTATGAAATGACAATAGACTACGACCCCCATATTAATTATGGATACGAAGTCAATTACTTGATTTATAATTACATGATTTATTTCCAAAATACTTATAAACAAAAACTTTATGGTAATGTCCCTCTAAGATAATGTTCTTATATTTGTATGGATTGAAATAAAATGAAAAAATTAAAAGAGCGCTGGGGAATAAAAACGAACTTTCAACTCAGTATTATATTTATCGTTTTTGCTATTACTGGCTCCACTTCAGCTTGGTTATCGACTATAGTCTGTGATTGGATGGGAATATATAAAAGCGACTTAGGATTAATCTACACTCCCATTAGACTTATATTAATTTTCCCTTTATATCAAGTTTTATTAGTACTAATAGGATTCCTTTTTGGACAATTAAAATTCTTTTGGGCATTCGAAAAAAAAATGTTGATAAAAATGGGATTAGGATTCTTATTTAAACCCTAAAAATGACAATAACCTTAGCAATCATTTTATTTACACTTTTTCTATTTCTTTCAGGAATACATTTTTATTGGGTTTTAGGTGGAAAATGGGGTATTGGAGCCGTTTTTCCAACACAGCCAAACGATACAAACCCTAAAGTCCCTGGAGCAGTACCCACGATTATTGTTGGTATTGCATTATTTACTATTAGTCTTTTTTATTTAATAAGAGTAAAAATATATCCATTAGAACTGCCTGAATTCCTTAACACCTACGGTTTAAAATTAATTACAGGATTATTCGTCTTAAGAGCTATTGGCGAATTTAATTACATCGGTTTTTTTAAAAAACACAAAGAAACAAGATTTGGCATCAACGACACCAAATATTATTCTCCACTTTGTTTATTAATAGCTTTGTTGACTTTTATTCTTAATTTGAATTTATAGGTACTACCATCTACTCTTTTAATTTGTCTTTAAAAACTTTTTTTACCTTTTCAATTTTTGGACTAATAATGAAGGAGCAATATCCTTGTTCTTTGTTACTATTATAATAATTATGATGGTAATCTTCAGCAACATAAAACTTAGAAGCTTCCGAAATTTTGGTCACAATTGAGTTTGGAAAAACCTCCTCCCGATTAAGCCATTCAATAAAATCTTGTGCTATTTTTTTTTGATTTTCATTAGTATAAAAAATCTCGCTGCGGTATTGTGTTCCCACATCATTCCCTTGACGATTCAATGTTGTAGGGTCATGAGTGGCAAAGAAAACTTCTAAAAGTTCAGCATAGGAAATTAACTTAGGATCAAATTCAATCTGTATTGCTTCGGCATGTCCAGTTTGTCCCGTACAAATTTCTTTATAAGTAGGATTTGGAGACACTCCTCCAATATAACCTGGAGCGACTTTTACTACCCCTTTCAACTCTAAAAAAACAGCTTCTGTACACCAAAAACAACCTCCTGCAATAATTGCAATTTCCGTTTGATTCGTATAACTCATCCTTTTTAATTTTTAACCAAATTTTGACTTCTTACCAAATTTAAGCTATTCAAAGGAAATGACTCTTTTGTTTTAACGAAAATTTACAAATAGTCTTCTCAATTCTTTCGGCAAATTATTAAATTCTTTGTTTCTTTGCTGAAATTCGTTCAAATGATTCAGGCAAAAAATTTACATAAATACTACGATCAACTTCATGTTTTAAAAGGAGTCGATTTGCACATACAAAAAGGCGAAATTGTTTCCATTGTTGGGGCTTCGGGAGCTGGAAAAACAACACTTTTACAGATTCTAGGAACATTAGATCATCCTTCTACAAAAAGCGATGTCCAACTTAATATTAACGGCGAGAACATCTTATCGATGAATGATAAAAGCTTATCAAAGTTTCGTAATTTGAATTTAGGCTTTATTTTTCAATTTCATCAATTACTACCTGAGTTTACCGCTTTGGAAAATGTATGTATTCCTGCCTATATCGCTAACAAACCAAAAAAAGAAACCGAAACGGAAGCCAAACGACTATTAGAATATCTAGGCTTATCACATAGAATCAATCATAAACCTAACGAACTTTCGGGCGGTGAGCAACAGCGTGTGGCAGTAGCTAGAGCCTTAATCAATAAACCTGCAATTATTTTTGCTGATGAACCTTCAGGGAATTTAGATACCCATTCGGCCGAAAATTTACACCAATTATTTTTTAAACTACGTGACGAATTTGGGCAGACCTTTGTAATTGTTACTCATAATGAAGAGCTTGCCAATATGGCGGATAGAAAATTAGTAATGGTAGATGGACAAATAAGCTCTTAAAGAAACTAAGTTGCTAAGATTCTGAGGTACTAAGGCAAGTATACCTTCTTAAAAATTAGAATCTTACTATCTAAGAACCTTAGAACCTCCATAAACATGACACAATCCGAACTCAAAGATTTTCTTGACGAAAAAGTAATTCAATACAACACTCTTGATTTTATCGAAAGTGATCCTGTGCAAATCCCTCATTTGTTTTCGCAGAAAGAAGATATTGAAATTGCTGGTTTTTTGAGCGCAACTATCGCTTGGGGTAATCGGACGATGATTATCAAAAACAGTCACAGGATGATGGATTTGATGGGCAATACGCCCTATGATTTTGTGATGTCCCATACGGATTCTGACTTAGAGCGACTCGAATCATTTGTTCATAGAACGTTCAATAGTCTTGATTTCACTTTCTTTATACAAAGCCTTCAAAACATTTATAAAAATCATAGTGGCCTCGAAGCTGTCTTTAGCCAATACCAAGAACCGCATTCGATGCAAAAAAGCATCTCTGAATTTAAAAAAACCTTTTTTGAAATACCTCATTTGACTCGAACTGAAAAACACATTTCAGATCCATTAAATAATTCAGCGGCCAAGAGGATTAACATGTACCTCAGGTGGATGTGTCGTCAAGACAACAAAGGCGTAGACTTAGGGATTTGGAAAACTATATCACCTGCTGCCCTTTCTTGTCCCTTAGATGTTCATTCAGGTAATGTGGCTCGTAAATTAGGCTTACTATCAAGGAAGCAAAATGACGCCAAAGCATTAACTGAATTGGATATAAAACTTCGTGAACTAGACGCTATTGACCCTGCTAAATATGATTTTGCTTTATTTGGTTTAGGAGTTTTTGAAGGATTTTAATTCGCTACTGCTTAAAACCTTAGGTCAAATCCAAAACTAAATCATAAATACATTTTCTTTTCTTCGTATAATATCTTCATGGATTATCGCCAAAGACAGACTGTTTGCTATAAACTTTGAGGATTTTGAAATAATTTTTTTACAAAATAGGTAAAATATGCACTTTATCGATATTTTTATACACTTTATCGATGCTATTAAAAAGATTTGTATTATATTTGATTCACCCAAAAGCCCCAAATCTTAATTTAATATTTAACCTATAATGAATACTACAAAAAAAATTGTTTTAGCAGAGGACAACTCGATACTTTCATTATTACTAAAGTTCAAATTAGAAAAAGAAGGTTATAATCTATTAATTGCTGTTAACGGAAAAGAAGCAATCGATTTAATCGAAGAGCATCAACCAGACATGATTCTTACAGACATTATGATGCCGTTTGTTAGCGGTTTAGAAGTCATTAGCCACGTTAGAAACAAATTAGATTTATCAACTCCTATTGTTGTTTTTTCTTCAGCTGGTCAAGAAGAAATGGTTCTAAATGCATTTAACCTTGGCGCTACCGATTTCATGAGCAAGCCTTTCAGTCCTAATGAATTGATTATTAGAACAAAAAGACTTTTACGTTAACCTTTTAGTATCACTATTATGGCAAAATTGTATCACTATTTCGTAGAATACTTCCATCACGCCCCTACCTTAATTCAATTATCTTGGATTTTGAGTGCTGGATTTATGGTTACAATCATGCTTTTAATCACCTACTTATCATATTTAAGAGCAAAATTAAGAACTAAAGAAAGGATAGAAGCCACGTATCAAAAAAAATACGAGTCTGATTTAATTGAATATTTGTATGCTGGTAATGACCTAAATGAAATTAGTCCTCAACAACAGCAAATTATTAAATATTTAAAAAAATGCACCATCAGTGGATTAAAAAGAAAAATCATTATTCATACTTTATTGAAATTAAGAAATGAAATTTCAGGTGAAACTGCAGATGCCATCCAAAATTTATATTACCAAACTGGATTAATGGAGCAAGCAGTAACTAAACTAAAGCATAAAAAATGGGATGTAGTTGCAAGAGCCATCAAAGAACTTTCTCAGTTTGAAATCAAAGAAGTACACGATGATATCAAATTGCTAGTAAACCATCCCAAAAAAGAAGTTCGAAATGAAATTCAAAAATATTTAGTTAAATTATTCTGTTTTGATGGATTAGATTTTCTTAATGTATTAGAGAATCAATTGTCTGAATGGGACCAAATCCAATTATTAGAAATTTTACAAAAAGCGGATAACCAAAAAATCCCTGACATTTCAGTTTGGTTAAAATCTAACAATCCTTCTGTTATTTCTTTTGCTATAAAATTGGCTAGAATCTTTAATCAATTTGAGACAAAAGATGAAATTCTGGAACTTTTTAAACATCCTAATCTAGATATTAGAATACAAGCTATTGAGGTTGTTGATCATCTAGGAATATTAGAAGCTTTTGAATTATTGAAAAAAGACATAACAGAAAGAACACTGGAGGAACAAATCGCTTTCTTCAAAATGTCTGAGAAAATGTGTACAACTGCTGATATACCATTTGTAATGGAGTTTTTACTTCATGAGAACTTCGATATTAGAGCTTCAGTAAATAATATCATTGAATTTGTTGGATGTAATACCATACAAATAGACAGAAACAAAACCACTTCAGAAAACACAAATCTTACTAAAGCCAGTTAATTATGTATCTAAATATACCCGAATTAATTACTTCTGTTTTAGAATTTATCTTTTATAGTTTTGCTTTTTCTGCAATTCTATCGTATATCATTCTAGCTATAATCTCTGGATTTGAAACAGTGAATTATATGAAGAAAAACAGCTTTGTGAATTATAAAGAAATATTATCCTCTTCTATTTCACCTTCAATTTCCATTATAGCTCCTGCGTATAATGAAACTCTGAATATCGTAGAAAACGTACGCTCGTTACTCTCTAATCATTATGTAAATTATGATGTTATTATTGTAAATGATGGAAGTAAAGATGATAGTCTTGAAAAACTAATCAAAGCCTATGATTTAGTAAAAGTAGATTATTCAATCAACCAACAAATCCCTACTAAACCCTTGCGCGAAGGCATCTTTAAATCAACCAATCCTGCTTTTGAAAAATTGATTGTAGTTGATAAAGTAAACGGTGGAAAAGCAGATGCTTTAAATACAGGCTTAAACATTAGCACAAACAAATATGTAGCTTGTATTGATGTGGATTGCTTACTATTAGAGGAAGCATTGCAAAAAATGATTAAACCATTCCTAGAATCAACAGATGAAAAAGTTATTGCTGCTGGTGGTGTAATTCGAATTGCTAATTCTTGTGAAATCAAAGACGGAAAATTAATCGATGTCAACCTACCTAAAAATAAAATTGTTAGAGGTCAAATTTTAGAATACCTAAGAGCTTTTTTATTAGGTAGAATGGCGTGGAGTAAACTAAATGGTTTATTAGTAATCTCAGGAGCCTTTGGTCTATTTGACAAAAAAACAGCTATCGAAGTAGGTGGATATGACACTAAAACGGTTGGTGAAGATATGGAAATCATCGTAAGGATGAGAAGACATATGGAAGAACAAAAAGTAAAATACCGTGTAGCTTATATTCCTGATCCACTTTGTTGGACAGAAGCTCCAGATAGTTACAAAATTTTCATTTCTCAAAGAAACAGATGGACTCGTGGAACAATAGAAACTTTAAAAAAACACAAAAAAATTGGATTCAATCCTAAATATAACTCTTTAGGAACTATTAGTTATCCGTATTGGTTAATTTATGAACGAATAGCCCCCATTATTGAAGTTGCAGGTTTGTTTTACTTCCTGTTTTTGATAATGAATAAAAATGTTAAATGGGATTACGCACTAGCTTTCATCACATTAGCCTACTTATTTACAGTACTTTTTTCTATTATTACAATCATAACCGAAGAGTTAACTTATCATCAATACAAGAAAAAAGGAATTGGTTATCAACTCATTAAAACAGCTTTTCTAGAACCATTTATAAATCATCCATTTATTTTGTATGCAGCTGTCAAGGGGAATTTTGATTATTATTTCAACAAAAAAATAAAATGGGGCGAAATGACCCGAAAAGGGATGACAAATAACTAAATTGCCAAAAATTTTAATAGTAAAAGCATGAAAATTAAAGACCAACTAAAAAATAGTTTCTCTTACCTTTACCTAAGTCTTTCATTAATTCTAACTTTTTGGTTAATAAGCCTTTTCGAAATTGTTTCCAAAACAATTAATGGCATCCAACTTGATAATACGATAATCACTATCCTATACAAGTTATTAAATGATATTTGGACAGGATTGGTTATCTCGTTACTATTTTACCCTCTCTATTTAGTTTTAGGATTTGCAAAAAAACCTTGGGACTCTATTGTAGTCAAAGTGTTTTTTTCATTAATTGTAATCGGACAATTTGCACTAACTAAATACCACTTGACTACATTAGTCAATCTTGGGGCAGATTTTTTAGGATATTCGATTGATGATATGTTCACCACTGTAACTGCATCAGAGTCATTATCAATTGTCTATTTCATTCCGTTTATTGTATTTCCAATCCTTTATTTGGGAATACACAAAGCGATTTCAACAAGTATAACAACCAAGCAACTTTATATCACTTTTGGAAGTTTAGCATTAGTAAGTTTTGGTTTTAAAACAATTGTTTCAGAGTTTTCAGATTCCAATTACCAAAACAAATTAGCCTATTTCACTTCGGATATCATTCGTTTTCAAACGGATAAAAATGCATTTAATGCCGATAATTTAACGTATAAAAAAGAATATCCGTTAGTAAAATCATTTAATGAAACTCCCGATGTTTTGTCTCCTTTTTTCGAAATAAAAGAAGAAAAACCAAATATTGTGATGATTATTGTTGAAGGTCTAGGAAATGAATTCATAGGGAAAAATGAATATCGTGGATTTACACCTTATCTAGATTCTTTAATTCCAAAATCTTTGTATTGGGAAAACTTCGTTAGTAATGCAGGACGAACTTTTGGCGCCCTACCTTCTATTTTAGGCTCACTCCCTTATGGCGAAAAAGGTTTTTTAGAAATGAATCCATTACCGTCACATATCTCTTTGGTTAGTATTTTAAAAGCCAATGAGTACACTACTTCTTTTTATTGTGGTGACGAATCCAGTTTTGACCGAAAAATTAATTTTCTTGAATACAACGGAATAGACAATGTAATTGATATTAATAAATTTGGTCCTGGCTACGAAAAAACCAAAGAAAATTCAGGTGGATTTAGTTGGGGGTATCCTGATGGAGAAATTTTCAAAAAAACACTATCCGAATTAGATGGAAAAAAAGCCCCGAGATTGGACATCATCATGACGCTGACCAATCACGAGCCGTTTGATTTTCCTGCCAAAAAAGAATATCTAAAAAAGGTAGATAGTATCATGAATACGAACAAAACCTTAGCAGTTTCAAAATCTGAGGTAGCCACTTATAAAGATATTTTTGCCTGTTTATTATACACCGATCATTCAATTAAAAATTTTATTGAATCCTATAAAAAAAGACCCGAATATAAAAATACCATCTTTGTAATCACAGGAGATCATCGTTTAATTCCTATTGCTCAAAAAGATAAATTGTGCCGTTTTCATGTGCCTTTATATATGTACAGTCCGTTGTTGAAAAAAACACAAACTTTCAAATCCGTTTCTTCACATTGGGACATTGCTCCTAGTTTGATTTCATTTTTAATGAATAATTACAAAATGAACAAAATGGAGAAAACAACTTGGATGAGTACTGGATTAGACACGGTTAAGAAATTCAGAAACATACACACTATTCCTATTATGCAAAATAAAGGAAGTATTAATGAATTGATATACAAAGACTATTTATACTCAGATGGGAATTTATTCAAGATTGACGAGAATTTTACGCTTTCAAAAATCAAAGATTCTGAAATGATGAAAATTATCGAAGATACTTTAACCGAATCTAAGAAGCTAAATGCTTATTTGACTCAGAAGAATAAAATTATTCCAAATTCAATTAACATTTATACCAAACCGGCTTTTCAGTTTTCAAAAGAAGATTTAGCAACGATAAAAAAATTGACTAAAGGGCTAACTTATGACGAAACATTTTTCCTAGCACGTGATTTTGCTTTTAATAATGATAGACAAAAAGCTCGTTTACTTTGTAATTACATCTTAAATGAATTCCCTAATTATGCAGATGTACGAACGCTAAAAGGACGTACACTCGCTTGGGATAAAGATTACAAAAAGGCCGAATCAGAATTACTTGAAGTAGTTAAAAGAACACCGTTCTACAATGATAGTTATATTGCTTTAATGGACTTATACTGGTGGTCAAGCCAAGATGCTAAAGGAATTTCAATCGCAAAAAAAGGATTGAAAAATAAAGTAGAAAATCCTGAACTAGGTATAAAATTAGCCCAAGCCTACAAAAGAACAAACAATATAAAAATGGCCAACGCTACAATTGATAGTATTCTAAAAAAGCATCCCGGAAACAAAGAATTTATAAAAATTAAAAACGCTTTGTAAAATGATTTTAAAATCGATAACCAAAATATTCATCCT is from Flavobacterium sp. NG2 and encodes:
- a CDS encoding DUF6146 family protein, whose product is MKKWNLLFILFIIVIISCTSSKALVKNKNTTASPSDTIRIANEELEYEVIIIDPGFNTWLNSRAFPRGYHTQAYLENKNLFYITEWNNRVMQPQRYNSRLYEMTIDYDPHINYGYEVNYLIYNYMIYFQNTYKQKLYGNVPLR
- a CDS encoding DUF6787 family protein; protein product: MKKLKERWGIKTNFQLSIIFIVFAITGSTSAWLSTIVCDWMGIYKSDLGLIYTPIRLILIFPLYQVLLVLIGFLFGQLKFFWAFEKKMLIKMGLGFLFKP
- a CDS encoding DUF3995 domain-containing protein translates to MTITLAIILFTLFLFLSGIHFYWVLGGKWGIGAVFPTQPNDTNPKVPGAVPTIIVGIALFTISLFYLIRVKIYPLELPEFLNTYGLKLITGLFVLRAIGEFNYIGFFKKHKETRFGINDTKYYSPLCLLIALLTFILNLNL
- the msrA gene encoding peptide-methionine (S)-S-oxide reductase MsrA — protein: MSYTNQTEIAIIAGGCFWCTEAVFLELKGVVKVAPGYIGGVSPNPTYKEICTGQTGHAEAIQIEFDPKLISYAELLEVFFATHDPTTLNRQGNDVGTQYRSEIFYTNENQKKIAQDFIEWLNREEVFPNSIVTKISEASKFYVAEDYHHNYYNSNKEQGYCSFIISPKIEKVKKVFKDKLKE
- a CDS encoding ABC transporter ATP-binding protein, whose translation is MIQAKNLHKYYDQLHVLKGVDLHIQKGEIVSIVGASGAGKTTLLQILGTLDHPSTKSDVQLNINGENILSMNDKSLSKFRNLNLGFIFQFHQLLPEFTALENVCIPAYIANKPKKETETEAKRLLEYLGLSHRINHKPNELSGGEQQRVAVARALINKPAIIFADEPSGNLDTHSAENLHQLFFKLRDEFGQTFVIVTHNEELANMADRKLVMVDGQISS
- a CDS encoding TIGR02757 family protein — its product is MTQSELKDFLDEKVIQYNTLDFIESDPVQIPHLFSQKEDIEIAGFLSATIAWGNRTMIIKNSHRMMDLMGNTPYDFVMSHTDSDLERLESFVHRTFNSLDFTFFIQSLQNIYKNHSGLEAVFSQYQEPHSMQKSISEFKKTFFEIPHLTRTEKHISDPLNNSAAKRINMYLRWMCRQDNKGVDLGIWKTISPAALSCPLDVHSGNVARKLGLLSRKQNDAKALTELDIKLRELDAIDPAKYDFALFGLGVFEGF
- a CDS encoding response regulator transcription factor; the encoded protein is MNTTKKIVLAEDNSILSLLLKFKLEKEGYNLLIAVNGKEAIDLIEEHQPDMILTDIMMPFVSGLEVISHVRNKLDLSTPIVVFSSAGQEEMVLNAFNLGATDFMSKPFSPNELIIRTKRLLR
- a CDS encoding glycosyltransferase; translation: MYLNIPELITSVLEFIFYSFAFSAILSYIILAIISGFETVNYMKKNSFVNYKEILSSSISPSISIIAPAYNETLNIVENVRSLLSNHYVNYDVIIVNDGSKDDSLEKLIKAYDLVKVDYSINQQIPTKPLREGIFKSTNPAFEKLIVVDKVNGGKADALNTGLNISTNKYVACIDVDCLLLEEALQKMIKPFLESTDEKVIAAGGVIRIANSCEIKDGKLIDVNLPKNKIVRGQILEYLRAFLLGRMAWSKLNGLLVISGAFGLFDKKTAIEVGGYDTKTVGEDMEIIVRMRRHMEEQKVKYRVAYIPDPLCWTEAPDSYKIFISQRNRWTRGTIETLKKHKKIGFNPKYNSLGTISYPYWLIYERIAPIIEVAGLFYFLFLIMNKNVKWDYALAFITLAYLFTVLFSIITIITEELTYHQYKKKGIGYQLIKTAFLEPFINHPFILYAAVKGNFDYYFNKKIKWGEMTRKGMTNN
- a CDS encoding sulfatase-like hydrolase/transferase, coding for MKIKDQLKNSFSYLYLSLSLILTFWLISLFEIVSKTINGIQLDNTIITILYKLLNDIWTGLVISLLFYPLYLVLGFAKKPWDSIVVKVFFSLIVIGQFALTKYHLTTLVNLGADFLGYSIDDMFTTVTASESLSIVYFIPFIVFPILYLGIHKAISTSITTKQLYITFGSLALVSFGFKTIVSEFSDSNYQNKLAYFTSDIIRFQTDKNAFNADNLTYKKEYPLVKSFNETPDVLSPFFEIKEEKPNIVMIIVEGLGNEFIGKNEYRGFTPYLDSLIPKSLYWENFVSNAGRTFGALPSILGSLPYGEKGFLEMNPLPSHISLVSILKANEYTTSFYCGDESSFDRKINFLEYNGIDNVIDINKFGPGYEKTKENSGGFSWGYPDGEIFKKTLSELDGKKAPRLDIIMTLTNHEPFDFPAKKEYLKKVDSIMNTNKTLAVSKSEVATYKDIFACLLYTDHSIKNFIESYKKRPEYKNTIFVITGDHRLIPIAQKDKLCRFHVPLYMYSPLLKKTQTFKSVSSHWDIAPSLISFLMNNYKMNKMEKTTWMSTGLDTVKKFRNIHTIPIMQNKGSINELIYKDYLYSDGNLFKIDENFTLSKIKDSEMMKIIEDTLTESKKLNAYLTQKNKIIPNSINIYTKPAFQFSKEDLATIKKLTKGLTYDETFFLARDFAFNNDRQKARLLCNYILNEFPNYADVRTLKGRTLAWDKDYKKAESELLEVVKRTPFYNDSYIALMDLYWWSSQDAKGISIAKKGLKNKVENPELGIKLAQAYKRTNNIKMANATIDSILKKHPGNKEFIKIKNAL